The following coding sequences lie in one Thalassoglobus polymorphus genomic window:
- a CDS encoding Z1 domain-containing protein — protein sequence MLLTTISSKLRVHQTMGKPITSGLIKEKISEICDELSSELDIEISEEDVKRLEFQVGLAFNVQVGEKAVVLPNKDLPRWFDAKKSEIDFAHWDAYREMLESKGRAMTIVDANEEVINNILDFSGDPTTPGKWSRKGLVMGNVQSGKTQNYLGLINKAIDSGYRTIILLGGHLNDLRRQTQERVDEGVLGRESRHLAEARAVQPERIGVGLIRDNEIDTGTTTIGDFNKNFADRFGFKLSGSKVVIFTIKKHTGVMERLYDWIRNFHYLDPGQDKKLDGPLLLIDDEADYASINTKHHREEVTRTNEFIRKLLTLFHRNTYVGYTATPFANIFIDPDDASYADEDDIFPSDFMIRIPVPDNYMGQDYFFGQGLSEVQEEGESDSDQNSPTIPIYDHQPVYRLKKDTEVSEVPESLKEAVRAFLLVIAIRSLRGEKYAHNTMLVNISHLKVHQNQLERLLANYHRDVLNALESFAGLGIVEARKSDILKKMEDTFHKVFSVAEEYEDIFSRLVTSAQRVKVWAINQSSRKDDRNLDYSKHSEFGLCAIVIGGHKLSRGLTLEGLSISYFARNSKAYDTLMQMCRWFGYRPNYEDLCRVYLPEESIEWYSFISTAIRELYQELELMARKEARPREFGLKVREHPGAMLITAKNKIGWAESEIRSQDLWGQVQRRFRFRPDPEVNRRNLEFTTSFITRLMEAVEHKTDTKTGAVCFPEVSYSDVIEFITEMDLPEDDLGNGALIKHLKKMEEMNLAATRVVLFNQMSKPLKLKWEAEEKDLTDHNKFDQYKNHYSEGIRNGIELTGRLEISKNSANHWKKRVA from the coding sequence ATGCTTTTAACCACTATCAGCTCAAAACTGAGGGTACACCAGACGATGGGGAAACCCATCACCAGTGGATTGATTAAGGAAAAGATATCTGAAATCTGCGATGAGTTGAGTTCAGAGCTTGATATTGAAATATCAGAGGAAGACGTCAAGCGACTCGAGTTCCAAGTCGGTCTAGCATTCAACGTTCAAGTCGGTGAAAAAGCTGTTGTGCTTCCCAATAAGGATCTGCCACGTTGGTTTGACGCCAAGAAGTCGGAAATAGATTTTGCGCATTGGGACGCCTATCGGGAGATGCTCGAGTCAAAAGGTCGCGCGATGACGATCGTTGACGCCAATGAGGAAGTGATCAACAACATCCTCGATTTCTCTGGAGATCCAACGACTCCAGGAAAGTGGTCCCGAAAAGGTCTTGTAATGGGCAACGTACAGTCCGGAAAAACGCAAAACTATCTGGGGCTTATCAATAAGGCAATCGACTCTGGTTACAGGACGATCATTCTGTTGGGCGGCCACCTCAACGACCTTCGCAGGCAGACCCAGGAAAGGGTTGACGAAGGCGTCTTGGGACGAGAATCCAGACACCTTGCGGAGGCCCGGGCGGTGCAGCCAGAGAGGATTGGGGTCGGTCTGATCCGTGACAACGAAATCGATACTGGTACGACGACAATTGGTGATTTCAATAAAAATTTCGCGGACCGTTTTGGGTTTAAACTGAGCGGATCGAAAGTGGTCATCTTCACGATCAAGAAGCATACGGGTGTTATGGAACGACTTTACGATTGGATCCGTAATTTCCATTACCTGGATCCTGGTCAAGATAAGAAGCTAGACGGTCCATTGCTGTTAATTGACGACGAAGCAGACTACGCCTCCATCAACACCAAGCATCACCGGGAGGAAGTTACACGAACCAATGAATTCATTCGAAAACTTCTAACACTTTTCCACCGCAACACATATGTTGGTTATACGGCGACCCCTTTCGCAAACATCTTCATCGACCCGGACGACGCCAGCTATGCTGACGAGGATGATATCTTCCCCTCTGATTTTATGATACGAATTCCAGTTCCCGACAACTATATGGGACAGGATTACTTTTTTGGTCAAGGGCTTTCAGAGGTACAAGAAGAAGGTGAATCCGATTCTGACCAGAATTCGCCTACGATTCCTATCTATGATCACCAACCTGTTTATCGATTAAAAAAGGACACGGAGGTAAGCGAAGTTCCTGAAAGCCTGAAAGAAGCAGTTCGCGCATTTCTTCTGGTCATTGCCATCAGGAGTCTTCGCGGTGAGAAGTATGCCCACAATACCATGCTGGTAAATATTTCCCATCTCAAAGTTCACCAAAATCAGTTGGAAAGACTTCTGGCCAACTACCACCGTGATGTGCTCAATGCTCTGGAGTCTTTTGCTGGTCTCGGGATCGTTGAAGCCAGAAAGTCCGATATTCTAAAAAAAATGGAGGATACATTCCATAAAGTGTTTTCTGTCGCAGAAGAATATGAAGACATATTTAGCCGCCTTGTAACATCGGCTCAACGTGTGAAAGTCTGGGCGATCAACCAGTCCAGCCGAAAAGATGACCGGAATCTTGACTACTCGAAGCACAGTGAGTTTGGGCTCTGTGCGATTGTGATTGGCGGTCACAAATTATCACGGGGGCTTACGCTGGAAGGCTTGAGTATTTCGTATTTTGCAAGGAATTCGAAGGCGTACGATACCCTGATGCAGATGTGTCGCTGGTTTGGCTACCGACCGAACTACGAAGACCTCTGCCGGGTTTATCTTCCAGAGGAGTCCATCGAATGGTATTCCTTTATTTCCACTGCGATCCGTGAACTCTATCAGGAACTGGAGCTGATGGCACGCAAGGAGGCTCGGCCCAGGGAATTTGGCCTGAAAGTGAGGGAACATCCTGGAGCCATGCTGATTACGGCCAAAAACAAGATCGGATGGGCTGAATCAGAAATCCGTTCGCAGGATCTGTGGGGACAGGTCCAGAGGCGATTTCGGTTCCGTCCTGATCCTGAGGTCAACCGAAGAAACCTGGAATTTACGACCAGCTTCATCACAAGGCTCATGGAGGCTGTAGAACACAAGACGGATACGAAAACTGGTGCCGTGTGTTTCCCTGAAGTTTCCTACTCGGACGTCATCGAATTCATCACGGAAATGGACTTGCCGGAAGATGATTTGGGTAATGGTGCCCTGATTAAACATCTCAAAAAGATGGAGGAAATGAACCTAGCTGCGACTCGAGTCGTCCTTTTTAACCAGATGAGTAAGCCTCTGAAGTTAAAATGGGAAGCTGAGGAGAAGGATTTGACCGACCATAACAAATTCGACCAATACAAGAACCACTACTCAGAAGGAATTAGGAACGGCATAGAACTGACAGGACGCCTGGAAATTTCGAAAAACTCGGCGAATCACTGGAAGAAGCGAGTGGCTTGA
- a CDS encoding DUF2075 domain-containing protein codes for MTRYPLTRYFYGDNISEFLSKSVEEIIGTLSLKNTFELDVSQRDAWVQEICILKDVLVSIAAEGRIYLEYSIPRLGRRIDVVLVIANVVFVLEFKVGETAFNSAAIDQVWDYALDLKNFHETSHDRIIAPVLVATAATTGADKRFARLHDDVYNPILSNSNNLLHVITSVLAETCGENRCVDDWEKGRYSPTPTIIEAAQALYSGHLVEEITRNDASATNLTLTTNAIENVIHSAKREKQKYICFVTGVPGAGKTLVGLDIATSHTNKAEDLHSVFLSGNGPLVAVLREALARDKVHREKEMGRKAKKSEALSEVKMFIQNVHHFRDECLVDSDRPPIEHVAIFDEAQRAWNLDQTTKFMMQKKNFKDFVQSEPEFLISCLDRHEDWAVVICLVGGGQEINTGEAGIQEWISAVSKSFPNWNLLLSSRLTDKEYGSGSVIDEVKKRGRSEFIDQLHLNVSMRSYRAEKVSLLVKELLDCDLSKAQKTLLSINDKYPIVITRDINVAKEWIRGKARGSERYGVVASSQAQRLKPHAIDVRIQIDPIHWFLNPKEDVRSSFYLEDAATEFKVQGLELDWTLVTWDADFRKTTDYWGHFSFRGDRWTHIRKDERKTYLKNAYRVLLTRARQGMVIYVPNGDSNDPTRDSTFYDTTFDYLKSIGFSVIE; via the coding sequence ATGACTCGATATCCACTGACTAGGTATTTCTACGGCGATAACATCAGTGAGTTTCTTTCGAAAAGCGTAGAAGAGATCATTGGAACACTCTCACTGAAAAACACATTTGAGCTTGATGTCTCGCAACGTGATGCGTGGGTTCAAGAAATTTGTATATTGAAAGACGTATTAGTTTCGATTGCAGCTGAAGGGCGAATCTATTTGGAGTATTCCATTCCACGCCTCGGAAGAAGAATTGACGTCGTCTTGGTTATCGCAAATGTGGTGTTCGTACTCGAATTCAAAGTAGGGGAAACGGCCTTCAACTCCGCAGCAATCGACCAAGTTTGGGATTATGCACTTGATCTTAAAAATTTTCATGAGACGAGTCACGACCGTATTATCGCTCCAGTGCTTGTAGCAACTGCAGCTACAACTGGTGCAGATAAAAGGTTCGCTCGTCTCCATGATGACGTATACAATCCGATACTGTCGAACTCCAATAATCTGCTGCACGTGATTACATCAGTATTGGCAGAGACTTGTGGAGAAAACCGTTGCGTGGATGATTGGGAAAAAGGTCGCTACTCACCAACACCCACAATTATAGAGGCAGCTCAGGCGCTTTATAGTGGGCATTTGGTGGAAGAAATCACAAGAAATGATGCATCAGCGACTAATCTTACATTGACCACCAACGCCATCGAAAATGTGATCCATTCTGCGAAGCGTGAAAAGCAGAAGTATATCTGTTTTGTGACGGGAGTGCCTGGCGCTGGGAAAACTCTTGTTGGGCTAGATATCGCGACAAGCCATACGAATAAGGCCGAGGACCTTCACTCAGTATTCTTATCAGGCAATGGCCCTCTCGTTGCAGTACTGCGTGAAGCACTCGCGAGGGATAAAGTGCATCGTGAAAAGGAAATGGGGCGAAAAGCAAAAAAGAGTGAAGCTCTAAGCGAAGTTAAAATGTTCATTCAAAACGTACATCACTTCCGAGATGAATGTCTAGTTGATTCTGATCGCCCTCCGATAGAACACGTTGCAATTTTCGACGAAGCTCAACGAGCTTGGAATCTCGACCAGACCACTAAGTTCATGATGCAGAAGAAGAATTTCAAAGACTTTGTTCAGTCCGAGCCAGAGTTTTTAATATCTTGCCTTGATCGACATGAAGATTGGGCTGTCGTTATTTGCTTGGTTGGAGGCGGGCAAGAAATCAATACTGGCGAAGCTGGGATTCAAGAATGGATCAGCGCTGTGTCAAAATCGTTTCCAAATTGGAATTTGTTACTGTCGTCTCGATTAACTGACAAAGAATACGGGTCGGGTAGCGTTATTGACGAAGTAAAAAAACGAGGTCGTTCAGAATTCATCGACCAGCTTCACTTGAATGTTTCGATGCGTTCTTATCGTGCAGAGAAAGTTTCACTTTTGGTGAAAGAGCTACTCGATTGCGATTTAAGCAAGGCACAAAAAACATTACTTTCCATTAATGACAAATATCCCATTGTAATCACTCGGGACATCAATGTTGCGAAAGAATGGATTCGCGGAAAAGCAAGAGGCAGTGAACGCTACGGTGTCGTCGCTTCGTCTCAAGCACAAAGACTTAAACCTCACGCAATTGATGTGAGAATTCAGATTGATCCAATCCATTGGTTTTTGAATCCGAAAGAGGATGTCAGGTCATCGTTTTACCTCGAAGATGCAGCAACCGAATTTAAGGTTCAAGGACTTGAGCTAGATTGGACCTTGGTGACTTGGGATGCTGATTTTCGCAAGACAACAGATTATTGGGGACATTTCTCTTTTCGAGGGGACCGGTGGACTCATATTCGAAAAGATGAGAGGAAAACGTATTTGAAAAATGCGTATCGTGTTTTACTCACTCGGGCACGACAAGGGATGGTAATCTATGTCCCAAATGGTGACTCGAACGATCCTACACGGGACTCGACGTTTTATGACACAACATTCGATTACTTAAAGTCGATTGGTTTCAGTGTTATCGAATAG
- a CDS encoding DNA cytosine methyltransferase, producing the protein MEEIEQIPVIDIFAGPGGLGEGFSSFRTRDGYQPFRISLSVEKDPRAHETLKLRSFFRQFPVGTAPEEYYQVLRGELKLEDLPEHLQNKPDVLAAWKTAEREAVCAELGASEESHKLIGSAIRKSVKNRKQPWVLIGGPPCQAYSIAGRARNKGIADYRIEDDHRSSLYQEYLRIIAEHWPSVFVMENVKGLLSATVNNQKVFEKIITDLESPLEASGKKRRVNRSQRYRIVPLIKPRNSLVEGAWHPGDFLVASEQHGIPQIRHRVFLIGIREDLGDVELPFLTPSPAPSVAEIIGGLPPLRSGLSRKRVSSRYVNLKDSPELWRQTQIEQTVRSTPEDERRWLKSVSNGTIPSIRDEILSIISNLDSSPEDRGSEFVSWKTESSLPSTLRDWYLDSRLGGVCNHSTRGHMDTDLARYLFATCYAKVNGVSPKLAQFPADLQPNHKNASSGDFDDRFRVQIAGKPASTITSHISKDGHYFIHPDSAQCRSLTVREAARLQTFPDNYFFCGPRTSQYSQVGNAVPPLLAEQVC; encoded by the coding sequence ATGGAAGAAATCGAACAGATACCGGTTATTGATATTTTTGCCGGACCTGGCGGTCTGGGGGAAGGATTCAGTTCATTTAGAACACGCGATGGGTACCAGCCGTTCCGTATTTCGCTGTCTGTCGAAAAGGATCCCCGCGCACATGAAACGTTGAAACTGCGGAGCTTCTTCCGGCAGTTTCCTGTCGGAACAGCGCCTGAGGAGTATTACCAGGTTCTCCGAGGCGAACTTAAGCTCGAAGACCTGCCTGAACACCTGCAGAATAAACCTGATGTCTTGGCAGCATGGAAAACGGCGGAACGGGAAGCCGTCTGTGCAGAACTTGGGGCATCGGAGGAATCGCACAAGCTCATTGGCAGTGCGATTCGGAAGTCTGTGAAAAACAGGAAGCAACCGTGGGTTCTGATTGGCGGGCCTCCATGTCAGGCATATTCAATCGCTGGAAGGGCCCGTAACAAGGGGATTGCTGACTACCGCATTGAAGACGACCACAGATCTTCGCTCTATCAGGAATATCTCCGCATCATCGCGGAACACTGGCCATCTGTGTTCGTGATGGAGAACGTTAAAGGTCTTCTGTCTGCTACAGTGAATAATCAAAAGGTTTTCGAAAAGATCATTACTGACCTCGAATCACCGCTTGAGGCCTCTGGTAAGAAACGGCGTGTCAATCGCTCGCAACGATACCGAATTGTTCCGCTGATCAAACCTCGGAACTCGCTGGTCGAAGGCGCCTGGCATCCGGGCGACTTTCTCGTCGCAAGCGAGCAACATGGCATTCCTCAGATCCGTCACCGGGTGTTTCTAATTGGCATTCGTGAAGATCTTGGAGATGTGGAATTGCCGTTTCTCACTCCGTCTCCTGCACCATCTGTCGCAGAGATTATTGGTGGCCTCCCTCCCCTGCGAAGTGGCTTGTCTCGGAAGCGAGTCAGCTCGCGATATGTCAACCTGAAGGACAGCCCCGAGCTGTGGCGTCAGACGCAGATTGAGCAGACAGTCAGATCAACACCAGAGGATGAACGTCGCTGGCTGAAGTCGGTCTCGAATGGGACGATTCCAAGTATCCGTGATGAAATACTTTCGATCATCAGCAACCTCGATTCCTCTCCTGAAGATCGCGGTAGCGAGTTTGTTTCCTGGAAAACGGAATCAAGTCTTCCATCGACACTGAGAGACTGGTATCTGGATTCACGCTTGGGAGGAGTCTGCAATCATTCAACCCGCGGTCATATGGACACAGACCTGGCGCGTTATCTCTTCGCCACGTGTTATGCGAAAGTGAATGGGGTCTCACCAAAGCTTGCTCAGTTTCCCGCCGACCTGCAGCCCAATCACAAGAATGCTTCGAGTGGCGACTTTGATGATCGCTTTCGTGTCCAGATCGCCGGAAAGCCAGCGTCGACGATTACCTCTCATATATCGAAAGACGGCCATTACTTCATCCATCCCGATTCCGCACAGTGCCGGAGCCTGACGGTCCGAGAAGCTGCCCGGCTTCAGACATTTCCTGATAATTATTTCTTCTGCGGTCCCCGAACGTCACAATATTCCCAGGTGGGCAACGCAGTCCCGCCTCTGCTCGCAGAGCAGGTTTGCTAA
- a CDS encoding integrase core domain-containing protein, with the protein MRNVYQSLLLLIAGATQQELARQVRYLKVENEILRGKLPKRVTLTPKEKNRLAKFAAKLGSALNELATIAHPSTIRRWIREAAGGVKKSVAKRGRPKTKEEIRELVLKMARENDWGYTRIMGELKKLGITPPSRNTIKNILKENGLDPGPKRGEGTWDDFLKQHASTLWQCDFYAKKALTLKGFRDLYILVFLHVESRRVYITPSTFHPNEEWVKQQAVAFLDHVKESDLDIKLLMHDRDTKFTASFDALFDQAGAEMKQTAFRSPNTNAFVERYIQTLQQEVLDHFIVFGEQHMDHIVAEAVEHYHEERPHQSKDNELLIKPPDDRTEKDSENQQLKLHCNERLGGLLKHYYLKAA; encoded by the coding sequence ATGCGGAATGTTTACCAGTCTCTGCTGCTATTGATCGCCGGAGCCACCCAGCAGGAACTGGCTCGGCAGGTCCGCTACCTCAAGGTTGAGAACGAAATCCTGCGGGGCAAGCTACCCAAACGGGTGACATTGACCCCGAAGGAAAAGAACCGTCTCGCGAAGTTTGCAGCGAAGCTCGGTTCGGCCCTGAATGAACTGGCAACGATTGCTCATCCGAGCACGATCCGACGCTGGATTCGAGAGGCGGCTGGTGGCGTGAAAAAGTCGGTGGCGAAACGCGGTCGCCCCAAGACGAAAGAGGAGATTCGGGAACTGGTCCTGAAAATGGCTCGTGAGAATGACTGGGGGTACACCCGGATTATGGGTGAGCTGAAGAAACTCGGGATCACTCCGCCGTCTCGCAACACTATCAAGAACATCCTCAAAGAGAACGGTCTCGATCCGGGACCGAAGCGAGGCGAGGGGACCTGGGACGATTTCCTGAAGCAGCACGCTTCCACGCTCTGGCAGTGCGACTTCTACGCCAAGAAAGCCCTGACACTGAAAGGCTTTCGGGATCTCTACATTCTCGTGTTCCTGCATGTGGAATCTCGGCGAGTTTACATCACGCCATCGACGTTCCATCCCAACGAGGAGTGGGTGAAACAACAGGCTGTTGCGTTTCTGGACCACGTAAAGGAGAGCGATCTCGACATCAAGCTGTTGATGCACGACAGGGACACGAAGTTCACTGCCTCATTCGATGCGTTGTTCGATCAGGCGGGCGCAGAAATGAAGCAGACAGCATTCCGGTCACCGAACACAAACGCCTTTGTGGAGCGGTACATCCAGACGTTGCAACAGGAGGTGCTGGATCACTTCATCGTCTTCGGAGAACAGCACATGGATCACATCGTGGCCGAGGCGGTTGAGCACTATCACGAGGAACGTCCTCATCAGTCCAAAGACAACGAGCTGTTGATCAAACCGCCTGATGATCGAACCGAAAAAGATTCAGAGAATCAGCAGCTCAAGCTCCACTGCAACGAGCGGCTCGGGGGACTGCTGAAGCACTATTACCTGAAGGCGGCGTAG
- a CDS encoding efflux RND transporter permease subunit, with the protein MLNAIIRFALRYRMLVLVVSMFMLVYGSYLTSQMPIDVFPDLDRPRVIIITECPGLATEEVETLVTQPIEIALLGASGVQAVRSQSTAGLNVVYIEFDWNTDIRAARQTVQERLTTLGSVLPEGILPQMTPPASIMGQIVVAGIYRQQGPNGGELYPVGRTGLLVELVGGDDQAPELKVWQPVERNQVSTWKEVDVESVDWIESTSEDSLQQAEDSHVAIITIDGKQHEVDFPSDESRRLSLRTTSDWIIRPRILKVTGVAEAFILGGDKKQYQVRIDPTALLEYGVTLQDVEQALKESNINTSGGFAVTGETERPIRVLGRLGPEPDRVLHDLRQIPVKANEKRAVLLGQVASVVEGAEFKRGDGSVSGRPGVVFTIVKQPHVDTRDLTERLETAFAEAEESLTADIVINSELFQLRNFIDRGIFNVGEALILGAGLVIIILFLFLLNFRTTFITLTAIPLSLVITTLVFRVIGWLSGTELSINVMTLGGLAVAMGELVDDAIVDVENIFRRLKENNALETPRPAIQVVYEASKEIRSAIVFGTAVVILVFLPLFALSGVEGRLFTPLGVAYIISILASLFVSLTVTPVLSYYLLPQSKATHAEQDGLLLRSMKWMVSYLIRLSMAFPGLLLLLTWIAVGFSGWQMAHLGRNFLPEFDEGSVQINVTLPPGSSLLASNETSGLIDRKLREMQKSESNPDGAILHFVRRTGRAEMDEHASPVNAGEYILSMNPEAQHDRDEIIKKLLDDLGEEVPGVSIEVEQPLAHLISHMVSGVYAQIAIKIHGDDLNTLQQLSEKVKTTIQNIDGITPPVIEPIKHTEELHIQLRADDLAFHGITRAYVANIVQTALQGEVVSQVLEGQRRFDLLVRLEEDYRTDYANLGRLRIDLPNDRGQIELRELADIGPGTGPNAVNRENARRRMVIRCNTQDRDLASAVKEITERVNSQVELPVGYFIEYGGQFESQQRATRTIVVLAGVSVVGMFVVLMLLFPSVRVVLQILNALPTAFIGGVLALVLTHQSLTVASLVGFISLGGIAVRNGILLVTHYFHLMKEEGEDFSREMILRGSLERLAPVLMTALTAGFGLLPLVLGGQEPGREILYPVATVILGGLITSTFCEFLIHPGIFWAFSGKDAMRLTQLEESGEHIEP; encoded by the coding sequence ATGCTCAACGCGATTATTCGATTTGCACTCCGATACCGAATGCTCGTGCTCGTGGTCAGCATGTTCATGCTGGTGTACGGCTCTTATCTTACCTCACAAATGCCGATTGATGTCTTTCCTGACCTCGACCGACCGCGAGTCATCATCATTACCGAGTGCCCAGGACTTGCTACGGAAGAAGTGGAAACTCTCGTCACTCAACCGATTGAAATTGCGCTTCTTGGTGCCAGCGGAGTTCAGGCGGTTCGGAGCCAATCCACGGCTGGCCTCAACGTCGTCTATATCGAGTTCGACTGGAACACCGATATTCGAGCCGCTCGGCAGACGGTCCAGGAACGCCTGACGACTTTGGGTAGCGTGTTGCCAGAAGGGATTCTGCCTCAGATGACGCCGCCTGCATCAATTATGGGGCAGATCGTCGTCGCGGGAATCTATCGACAACAGGGACCAAACGGCGGAGAACTTTATCCTGTCGGCAGGACCGGGCTGCTTGTCGAGTTGGTCGGCGGAGACGACCAAGCTCCAGAATTGAAGGTTTGGCAGCCGGTAGAGCGAAATCAGGTCAGTACCTGGAAGGAAGTGGATGTCGAAAGTGTCGATTGGATTGAGTCGACATCGGAGGACTCTCTCCAGCAGGCAGAGGACTCTCATGTCGCGATCATCACCATCGACGGCAAGCAGCACGAAGTTGACTTCCCTTCCGACGAATCGAGACGCCTGTCGCTACGAACGACGTCGGATTGGATTATTCGGCCACGCATACTGAAAGTGACTGGTGTTGCGGAAGCGTTCATTCTGGGAGGTGACAAGAAGCAGTACCAAGTCAGGATTGATCCGACGGCCCTGTTGGAATACGGCGTCACATTACAGGACGTTGAGCAGGCACTCAAAGAAAGTAACATCAACACAAGCGGCGGTTTCGCGGTCACCGGTGAAACGGAACGCCCCATTCGAGTCCTTGGACGGCTCGGGCCGGAACCCGATCGCGTGCTGCATGATCTGCGTCAGATTCCGGTGAAAGCCAACGAGAAGCGTGCAGTTCTGTTGGGACAAGTTGCCAGTGTGGTGGAGGGAGCGGAGTTCAAACGGGGTGATGGAAGTGTCAGCGGTCGCCCCGGCGTTGTTTTTACCATCGTCAAGCAGCCGCATGTTGATACTCGTGATTTGACTGAACGGCTGGAAACGGCATTCGCCGAAGCGGAAGAATCGCTGACGGCAGACATCGTGATCAATTCGGAGTTGTTTCAGCTTCGCAACTTTATCGACCGAGGCATTTTCAACGTCGGCGAAGCACTCATCCTGGGTGCGGGGCTGGTCATCATCATTCTGTTTCTGTTCCTTCTGAACTTCCGCACGACGTTCATCACGCTGACAGCCATTCCTCTTTCGTTGGTCATCACGACGTTGGTGTTTCGTGTGATTGGATGGCTGTCTGGTACGGAGCTATCCATCAACGTGATGACGCTGGGGGGCTTGGCCGTCGCAATGGGAGAGCTTGTCGATGATGCCATCGTCGACGTCGAGAACATCTTTCGACGGTTGAAAGAGAACAACGCACTCGAAACGCCTCGACCCGCGATCCAGGTCGTTTACGAAGCAAGCAAAGAAATCCGCAGTGCCATCGTCTTTGGGACGGCGGTTGTGATTCTTGTGTTCCTTCCGCTCTTTGCGCTCTCGGGGGTGGAAGGTCGCTTGTTCACGCCGCTCGGTGTGGCGTACATCATTTCAATTCTGGCTTCACTGTTCGTTTCGCTTACCGTCACGCCAGTGTTGTCGTATTACCTGCTTCCGCAATCGAAGGCGACACACGCTGAACAGGACGGCCTCCTCCTGCGATCCATGAAATGGATGGTCAGTTATCTGATCCGATTGAGTATGGCGTTTCCGGGGTTATTGCTCCTGTTGACCTGGATTGCTGTCGGCTTTTCGGGCTGGCAAATGGCTCATCTTGGTCGCAACTTTCTCCCCGAGTTTGACGAAGGCAGCGTGCAGATCAACGTCACCCTGCCACCTGGATCGTCGCTACTTGCGTCGAATGAAACGTCGGGCTTGATCGACAGGAAGCTCCGCGAAATGCAGAAGTCTGAGTCAAACCCGGACGGTGCGATCCTGCACTTCGTGCGGCGAACGGGGCGAGCGGAAATGGATGAACACGCTTCGCCAGTCAATGCTGGTGAATACATCCTCAGCATGAATCCCGAGGCCCAGCATGATCGTGACGAGATTATCAAGAAACTGCTGGACGATTTGGGAGAAGAAGTTCCCGGCGTTTCGATTGAAGTGGAACAACCGTTGGCCCACCTCATCAGCCACATGGTGTCCGGTGTTTACGCACAAATCGCGATCAAGATACACGGCGATGATCTCAACACCCTGCAACAGTTATCGGAGAAGGTCAAGACGACCATTCAGAACATAGACGGTATCACGCCTCCCGTGATCGAGCCGATCAAACACACGGAGGAACTTCACATTCAACTCCGTGCCGATGACCTGGCCTTTCACGGCATCACGCGCGCTTACGTTGCCAACATTGTGCAGACGGCGTTGCAGGGCGAAGTCGTCTCGCAGGTTCTGGAGGGGCAACGGCGTTTCGATCTACTGGTGCGGCTCGAAGAAGACTATCGGACGGACTATGCGAACCTGGGGCGTTTGAGAATTGATCTGCCAAACGATCGAGGCCAGATCGAACTTCGTGAATTGGCCGACATTGGCCCGGGAACAGGTCCAAACGCCGTCAATCGGGAAAACGCACGTCGTCGAATGGTCATTCGCTGCAACACGCAGGATCGCGACCTCGCCAGTGCCGTGAAGGAGATCACCGAGCGAGTCAACAGTCAGGTCGAGCTGCCGGTCGGTTACTTCATTGAATACGGAGGGCAGTTCGAGAGTCAACAGCGTGCCACAAGAACCATTGTCGTGTTGGCGGGAGTCTCCGTTGTGGGAATGTTCGTCGTCCTGATGCTGCTGTTTCCGTCCGTTCGCGTCGTCTTACAGATTCTCAATGCGTTGCCGACCGCCTTCATTGGCGGAGTTCTGGCGTTGGTGTTGACCCATCAATCGCTGACGGTCGCGAGCCTCGTCGGTTTCATTTCATTGGGTGGCATCGCCGTGAGAAACGGGATTCTGCTCGTCACACACTACTTCCACTTGATGAAGGAGGAAGGTGAAGACTTCAGTCGCGAGATGATCTTGCGGGGAAGCCTCGAACGACTCGCTCCTGTCTTGATGACCGCACTCACAGCCGGTTTCGGCTTGTTGCCGCTTGTTCTTGGAGGACAAGAGCCAGGGCGCGAGATTCTTTATCCAGTGGCCACCGTCATTCTCGGTGGGCTCATCACATCAACCTTCTGTGAGTTTCTAATCCATCCCGGAATCTTCTGGGCCTTCAGTGGCAAGGATGCGATGAGACTCACGCAACTCGAAGAATCAGGAGAACACATTGAGCCGTAA